A genome region from Streptomyces xanthophaeus includes the following:
- a CDS encoding NAD(P)/FAD-dependent oxidoreductase, which yields MASASGPAPARADLAIVGAGPAGLAAAVTAARLGLRVTLLDAGDRPGGQFYRHPAPGLGAARPEALHHGWAQFATREAALRAHESAGRITYLPLHHVWTVVPGAAAETAGARRGPAAPTTEWILHAVAGHAPEERAVAVTARAVLIATGAYERQLPFPGWTLPGVVGAGGAQAMLKGGLVLPGKRVVVAGSGPLLLAVAGSLAAAGATVPAVVEAAAYTAYAGQAPVLLRNPGKLVEAAVHGGALARHHVRLLTRHAVTEAHGTDRVEAVTVARLDRDWRPLPGTARRIPCDALAVGHGLVPQLELATGLGCATRPGPDGTVALVLDAGQRTSVPGIWSAGETGGIGGARLAMTEGELAAHSIAGTPPGARLTRRRARLRAFADAMAAAHRPGEAWTGWLGDDTVVCRCEEVPAGQIREAAGDLGARDARSVKLLTRAGMGWCQGRMCGPAVAALAGEEPAPDRRPLSCPVPLRHLAELPPAAH from the coding sequence GTGGCGTCCGCTTCCGGGCCCGCGCCGGCCCGTGCCGATCTCGCGATCGTCGGAGCCGGCCCGGCCGGACTGGCCGCGGCCGTCACGGCCGCCCGCCTCGGGCTGCGGGTCACGCTCCTCGACGCGGGCGACCGCCCCGGCGGGCAGTTCTACCGCCACCCCGCCCCGGGCCTCGGTGCGGCCCGCCCCGAGGCGCTGCACCACGGCTGGGCGCAGTTCGCGACCCGCGAAGCCGCCCTGCGCGCCCACGAGTCGGCCGGCCGGATCACGTACCTCCCGCTCCACCACGTGTGGACGGTCGTCCCGGGCGCGGCGGCCGAGACGGCCGGGGCGCGCCGCGGGCCCGCCGCACCCACCACGGAGTGGATCCTGCACGCCGTCGCCGGTCACGCCCCCGAGGAACGGGCCGTCGCCGTCACCGCCCGGGCCGTGCTCATCGCCACCGGCGCCTACGAGCGGCAACTGCCCTTCCCCGGCTGGACCCTGCCGGGAGTGGTCGGGGCCGGCGGGGCCCAGGCCATGCTCAAGGGCGGGCTGGTCCTGCCGGGCAAGCGGGTGGTCGTCGCCGGGAGCGGGCCGCTGCTGCTGGCCGTGGCCGGGTCGCTCGCCGCCGCCGGAGCCACCGTGCCCGCCGTGGTGGAGGCCGCCGCGTACACCGCGTACGCGGGCCAGGCCCCGGTCCTGCTGCGCAACCCCGGCAAGCTCGTCGAGGCCGCCGTCCACGGCGGCGCGCTGGCCCGCCACCACGTCCGCCTCCTCACCCGGCACGCCGTCACCGAGGCGCACGGCACCGACCGGGTCGAAGCCGTCACCGTGGCCCGCCTCGACCGCGACTGGCGACCGCTGCCCGGCACCGCCCGCCGGATCCCCTGTGACGCCCTGGCCGTCGGCCACGGACTGGTGCCCCAGCTGGAGCTGGCCACCGGCCTCGGCTGCGCGACCCGCCCCGGCCCGGACGGCACGGTCGCCCTCGTCCTCGATGCCGGGCAGCGGACCTCCGTCCCCGGCATCTGGTCGGCGGGCGAGACCGGCGGCATCGGCGGGGCCCGACTGGCCATGACCGAGGGCGAGCTGGCCGCACACTCCATCGCGGGTACGCCGCCCGGAGCCCGCCTCACCCGCCGCCGGGCCCGGCTGCGCGCCTTCGCCGACGCGATGGCCGCCGCCCACCGTCCCGGCGAGGCGTGGACCGGCTGGCTCGGGGACGACACCGTCGTCTGCCGCTGCGAGGAGGTGCCGGCCGGGCAGATCCGCGAGGCCGCGGGCGACCTCGGCGCGCGGGACGCCCGCAGCGTCAAACTCCTCACCCGGGCGGGTATGGGCTGGTGCCAGGGCCGGATGTGCGGCCCGGCCGTGGCGGCCCTGGCCGGGGAGGAGCCCGCGCCCGACCGGCGGCCGCTGTCCTGTCCCGTTCCGCTGCGCCACCTCGCCGAACTTCCGCCCGCTGCGCACTGA
- a CDS encoding (2Fe-2S)-binding protein, with amino-acid sequence MRSPRSLVGGSPAAAHEITFDGRELPALPGQSIAAVLWGAGILAWRTTREGGAPRGAFCGIGSCYDCLVTVNGRSNQRACLVPARPGDTVTTQEGTGHADLAV; translated from the coding sequence ATGCGCAGCCCCCGTTCGCTGGTCGGCGGCAGCCCGGCAGCCGCGCACGAGATCACCTTCGACGGCCGGGAACTGCCCGCCCTGCCCGGCCAGAGCATCGCCGCCGTGCTGTGGGGCGCCGGCATCCTCGCCTGGCGGACCACCCGGGAGGGCGGCGCCCCGCGCGGCGCGTTCTGCGGGATCGGCAGCTGCTACGACTGCCTCGTCACCGTCAACGGCCGCTCCAACCAGCGCGCCTGCCTGGTCCCGGCCCGGCCGGGGGACACCGTCACCACCCAGGAGGGAACCGGCCATGCCGACCTCGCCGTCTGA
- a CDS encoding NAD(P)/FAD-dependent oxidoreductase, producing the protein MLKRHSLDAVIIGAGVAGAACAYYAARAGLSVAVVDRGPVAGGTTGAGEGNLLVSDKEAGPELDLALLSTRLWTELAAVLPPDIEYEPKGGLVVAPDERTVKALRHFAEGQRAAGVDAAEVAADDLYDLEPHLAPGLAGGFHYPQDAQVQPARAAARLLAAARAPGAAGAPAAEVYLGEEVTEILLDRGAVRGVRTRRRELLAPAVVNAAGTWGGHVAALAGVTLPVLPRRGFVLVTEPLPRVVRHKVYAADYIADVASGSAALQSSAVVEGTPSGPVLIGATRERVGFDRTLSTEALRRLAAQAAALFPVLADVRVMRAYHGFRPYLPDHLPAIGPDPRRPGLLHACGHEGAGIGLAPATGALIAAALTGAEPPLPAHPFRPDRFAAYPAATDTPEEQH; encoded by the coding sequence GTGCTCAAGAGACACTCCCTGGACGCCGTGATCATCGGCGCCGGCGTCGCCGGGGCGGCCTGCGCCTACTACGCGGCCCGCGCCGGACTCTCCGTGGCCGTGGTCGACCGGGGCCCCGTGGCGGGCGGCACCACCGGTGCCGGCGAAGGCAACCTGCTCGTCTCCGACAAGGAGGCGGGACCCGAACTCGACCTCGCCCTGCTGTCCACCCGCCTGTGGACCGAACTCGCCGCGGTCCTCCCGCCGGACATCGAGTACGAGCCCAAGGGCGGGCTCGTCGTCGCCCCCGACGAGCGGACCGTGAAGGCCCTGCGGCACTTCGCGGAGGGGCAGCGCGCGGCCGGCGTCGACGCGGCCGAGGTGGCGGCGGACGACCTGTACGACCTGGAGCCGCACCTGGCCCCGGGCCTGGCGGGCGGCTTCCACTACCCGCAGGACGCCCAGGTCCAGCCCGCCCGGGCGGCGGCCCGGCTCCTGGCCGCGGCGCGCGCACCGGGTGCGGCGGGAGCCCCGGCCGCCGAGGTGTACCTCGGCGAGGAGGTGACGGAGATCCTGCTGGACCGGGGCGCCGTACGCGGGGTGCGCACGCGGCGCCGCGAACTCCTGGCCCCGGCGGTGGTGAACGCGGCCGGCACCTGGGGCGGCCACGTCGCCGCGCTGGCCGGGGTCACCCTGCCCGTCCTCCCGCGCCGCGGCTTCGTCCTGGTGACCGAACCCCTGCCGAGGGTGGTCCGGCACAAGGTCTACGCCGCCGACTACATCGCGGACGTCGCCAGCGGCTCCGCCGCCCTGCAGTCCTCGGCCGTGGTCGAGGGCACCCCGTCCGGCCCGGTCCTCATCGGCGCCACCCGGGAGCGGGTCGGCTTCGACCGCACCCTCTCCACCGAAGCCCTGCGCCGCCTGGCCGCCCAGGCCGCGGCGCTCTTCCCCGTCCTGGCGGACGTCCGGGTGATGCGCGCCTACCACGGCTTCCGCCCCTACCTGCCCGACCACCTCCCGGCGATCGGCCCGGACCCGCGGCGCCCCGGACTGCTGCACGCCTGCGGCCACGAGGGCGCGGGCATCGGTCTGGCGCCCGCCACCGGAGCGCTGATCGCCGCCGCCCTGACGGGCGCCGAACCGCCGCTCCCCGCCCACCCGTTCCGCCCGGACCGCTTCGCCGCGTACCCGGCCGCCACCGACACCCCCGAGGAGCAGCACTGA
- a CDS encoding collagenase: MLKHRAVRSSLLASAVAVTLLATAGQATTQAAEFTAPATFTGAQAAPAAPAPGPTGNPFDEVDRLADAKDNTPAPAPAPGGQNIAGQVPGAATPAAAPADDLQKRGKSVKAAPTAKSVAAGVPCTLDGITGLTPEQFADFLGDQAVLADGCLRGLIWTWDARLAPVMSDAHVQAVSRRISGLAAAHDGRNSSHLEEMFTYLHAVAYHDYSRTEIDVTDAPTVDAMRRAIADFGAAAHTFDATPSNARTLREALYAGSAPGLRQHQLGLIKKVLATMDPAHPATHLDAGWAGAALAALSVTYLGVYPGNQDAAFHSAVAADASYRDAFKAFSTYTHLKDTGNAWVVRDALSEYARFGQVEGLRDRVVADLGAMLGPVRSAFGDGSEPWAKVVSWLNFYEACKPYGVCKEDIEKQLFPYTYSYDNGAIKVRTALDRATVDQLYYASKQVKSQYHRVLGTDQPLAGDPNSTLNIVLYASRADYVNYHPILTGYGTNNGGIYIENGATFYTYQRRVPQDSSLTLEELFRHEYTHYLNGRFAVPGFFGQGPWYESDRTTAMDEGTAEFFDGATRDNGIAVRKSLVKSIISDTAGGGPRMSVEQLLNATYDGDGFRFYSYAGTFFEFLWTEKPTLLREMYTHLRADDVAAYDAWRHRTGADTYLQRDYDRFLDAQIAKVDQLYVPNTSFTPNDRLRDAALASVKSSFATATYNTPDCVENGDPGKRRFTCTGRITANLKNWRNDDQNFKDMSETVDYFILDRAGAASNNLADMNCSFGPVEIWTNKVAGTSSYSCEGPLRS, from the coding sequence GTGCTCAAGCACAGAGCTGTGCGCTCTTCCCTTCTCGCCTCCGCCGTAGCCGTGACCCTCCTCGCCACCGCGGGACAGGCCACCACGCAGGCCGCCGAGTTCACGGCCCCGGCCACCTTCACCGGCGCACAGGCCGCCCCCGCCGCCCCCGCCCCCGGCCCCACGGGGAACCCGTTCGACGAGGTCGACCGCCTGGCCGACGCGAAGGACAACACCCCGGCGCCGGCGCCGGCCCCCGGCGGACAGAACATCGCCGGGCAGGTCCCCGGCGCGGCCACACCCGCCGCCGCGCCCGCCGACGACCTGCAGAAGCGCGGCAAGTCGGTCAAGGCGGCCCCCACCGCGAAGAGCGTCGCCGCGGGCGTCCCCTGCACCCTCGACGGGATCACCGGTCTCACCCCGGAGCAGTTCGCCGACTTCCTCGGCGACCAGGCCGTCCTCGCCGACGGCTGTCTGCGCGGACTCATATGGACCTGGGACGCCCGGCTGGCCCCGGTCATGTCGGACGCGCACGTCCAGGCCGTCTCCCGCCGGATATCCGGCCTGGCCGCCGCCCACGACGGCCGTAACTCCTCCCACCTGGAGGAGATGTTCACGTACCTGCACGCGGTCGCCTACCACGACTACTCGCGCACCGAGATCGACGTCACCGACGCCCCCACCGTCGACGCCATGCGCCGCGCCATCGCCGACTTCGGCGCGGCCGCCCATACCTTCGACGCGACCCCCAGCAACGCCCGCACCCTGCGCGAGGCCCTCTACGCCGGCAGCGCGCCCGGCCTGCGCCAGCACCAGCTCGGCCTCATCAAGAAGGTTCTGGCCACCATGGACCCGGCCCACCCGGCCACCCACCTCGACGCCGGCTGGGCAGGCGCCGCGCTGGCCGCGCTCTCCGTCACCTACCTGGGCGTCTACCCGGGCAACCAGGACGCGGCCTTCCACTCCGCGGTGGCCGCCGACGCCTCCTACCGCGACGCCTTCAAGGCCTTCTCCACCTACACGCACCTCAAGGACACGGGCAACGCCTGGGTGGTGCGCGACGCGCTGAGCGAATACGCCCGCTTCGGCCAGGTCGAGGGCCTGCGGGACCGGGTCGTCGCCGACCTCGGCGCGATGCTCGGCCCCGTCCGGTCCGCCTTCGGCGACGGCAGCGAGCCGTGGGCCAAGGTCGTCTCCTGGCTCAACTTCTACGAGGCCTGCAAGCCGTACGGGGTGTGCAAGGAGGACATCGAGAAGCAGCTGTTCCCCTACACCTACTCCTACGACAACGGCGCCATCAAGGTCCGCACCGCCCTGGACCGGGCCACCGTGGACCAGCTGTACTACGCGAGCAAGCAGGTGAAGTCCCAGTACCACCGCGTGCTGGGCACCGACCAGCCGCTCGCCGGCGACCCCAACTCCACGCTGAACATCGTGCTCTACGCCTCCCGCGCCGACTACGTGAACTACCACCCGATCCTGACCGGCTACGGCACCAACAACGGCGGCATCTACATCGAGAACGGCGCCACCTTCTACACCTACCAGCGGCGCGTCCCGCAGGACTCCTCCCTCACCCTCGAGGAGCTCTTCCGCCACGAGTACACGCACTACCTCAACGGCCGCTTCGCCGTCCCCGGCTTCTTCGGCCAGGGCCCCTGGTACGAGAGCGACCGGACGACCGCCATGGACGAGGGCACGGCCGAGTTCTTCGACGGCGCCACCCGCGACAACGGCATCGCCGTCCGCAAGTCCCTCGTCAAGAGCATCATCAGCGACACGGCCGGCGGCGGCCCGCGCATGAGCGTCGAGCAGCTGCTGAACGCCACCTACGACGGCGACGGCTTCCGCTTCTACAGCTACGCGGGCACCTTCTTCGAGTTCCTGTGGACCGAGAAGCCCACGCTGCTGCGCGAGATGTACACCCACCTGCGGGCCGACGACGTGGCGGCGTACGACGCCTGGCGCCACCGGACGGGGGCGGACACCTACCTCCAGCGCGACTACGACCGCTTCCTGGACGCACAGATCGCCAAGGTCGACCAGCTCTACGTGCCGAACACCTCCTTCACCCCGAACGACCGGCTGCGCGACGCGGCGCTCGCCTCGGTGAAGTCCTCCTTCGCCACGGCCACGTACAACACGCCGGACTGCGTGGAGAACGGCGACCCGGGCAAGCGCCGCTTCACCTGCACCGGCCGCATCACCGCGAACCTGAAGAACTGGCGCAACGACGACCAGAACTTCAAGGACATGTCGGAGACGGTCGACTACTTCATCCTCGACCGGGCCGGCGCGGCCTCCAACAACCTCGCCGACATGAACTGTTCCTTCGGCCCGGTGGAGATCTGGACCAACAAGGTCGCGGGCACCTCCAGTTACAGCTGTGAGGGCCCCCTCCGCAGCTGA
- a CDS encoding aminopeptidase P family protein produces MTDASARLNTGSHDRPVSPELSRFMAGNWAATPLPDSTRVPGHAVTPARRARLSARFPGERLIVPAGELKVRSNDCDHRFRPHSAYAWLTGLTGEDQAGHVLVMEPSGPHTHEAVLYLRPRSPRADGDGEFYRDRRYGEFWVGRRPDLAEAERLTGIRCAHLDGLGSPAGRDAASDAGLASALSELRLVKDAWEVEQLQLAVDHTTAGFEDVVRALPRALAHPRGERWIEGVFGLRARAEGNGTGYETIAASGAHACTLHWIRNDGRLNGAELLLLDAGVETDTLYTADITRTLPLSGRFSPVQRQVYELVLAAQEAGIAALRPGASFGDFHRAGMRVIAEGLAEWGVLKDAEGDLHRRYTLCSSGHMLGLDVHDCAKARAETYMDGVLEEGQVLTVEPGLYLQPDDETLPAELRGIGVRIEDDLVITANGARLMSGALPRTVAGIEDWMGRLLETP; encoded by the coding sequence GTGACCGACGCGTCCGCCCGCCTCAACACGGGCAGTCACGACCGCCCGGTATCCCCGGAGTTGTCCCGGTTCATGGCGGGCAACTGGGCCGCGACCCCGCTGCCCGACTCCACCCGCGTCCCCGGCCACGCCGTCACCCCGGCCCGCCGGGCGCGGCTCTCGGCCCGCTTCCCGGGCGAGCGGCTGATCGTCCCGGCCGGGGAGCTGAAGGTCCGCTCCAACGACTGCGACCACCGCTTCCGCCCGCACAGCGCGTACGCCTGGCTGACCGGTCTCACCGGCGAGGACCAGGCGGGCCACGTCCTGGTCATGGAGCCGTCGGGCCCGCACACCCACGAAGCCGTGCTGTACCTGCGGCCGCGCTCGCCGCGGGCGGACGGGGACGGGGAGTTCTACCGGGACCGCCGGTACGGGGAGTTCTGGGTGGGCCGCCGGCCGGATCTCGCGGAGGCCGAGCGCCTCACGGGCATCCGCTGCGCACACCTGGACGGGCTCGGCTCACCGGCCGGCCGCGACGCGGCCTCCGATGCCGGACTCGCCTCCGCGCTCTCGGAACTGCGCCTGGTGAAGGACGCGTGGGAGGTCGAACAGCTGCAGCTGGCCGTCGACCACACCACGGCGGGCTTCGAGGACGTCGTACGGGCCCTGCCGCGCGCGCTGGCGCATCCGCGCGGGGAGCGGTGGATCGAGGGGGTCTTCGGCCTGCGCGCCCGGGCGGAGGGCAACGGCACCGGGTACGAGACGATCGCGGCGTCCGGCGCCCACGCCTGCACCCTGCACTGGATCCGCAACGACGGCCGGCTGAACGGGGCGGAACTGCTGCTCCTGGACGCGGGCGTGGAGACGGACACCCTGTACACGGCCGACATCACCCGCACCCTGCCGCTGTCGGGCCGCTTCTCCCCCGTCCAGCGCCAGGTGTACGAGCTGGTCCTGGCCGCCCAGGAGGCGGGCATCGCGGCGCTGCGCCCGGGGGCGAGCTTCGGGGACTTCCACCGGGCCGGGATGCGGGTGATCGCGGAGGGCCTGGCGGAGTGGGGCGTGCTGAAGGACGCGGAGGGCGACCTGCACCGGCGGTACACGCTGTGCAGCAGCGGCCACATGCTGGGGCTCGACGTGCACGACTGCGCGAAGGCCCGGGCGGAGACCTATATGGACGGCGTGCTGGAGGAGGGACAGGTCCTGACCGTGGAGCCGGGCCTCTACCTCCAGCCCGACGACGAGACCCTCCCGGCGGAGCTGCGGGGGATCGGCGTCCGCATCGAGGACGACCTGGTCATCACGGCGAACGGCGCGCGCCTGATGTCGGGTGCGCTGCCGCGCACGGTGGCCGGCATCGAGGACTGGATGGGCCGGCTCCTGGAGACCCCTTAG
- a CDS encoding LysR family transcriptional regulator, with amino-acid sequence MDVDLRDLELLAATAEAGSLTAAAERLYVSQPALSQRLTRLEARLGMALFDRKGRRLVPNAAGRRLLVAARHVLGELDSAARDLREIRDGRDRRVRFTAQCSTTFPWLPPVLRAFRERAPDIDVRIETVADDAPVPALLADLVDVALVTKPDLQMDRVSLTRLFEDEMVAVVPAGHPWASRAHLTARDFDGADLVLYDFYDQKRIPSMPLPIPAGARPARITTMPVVTDLVIEMVAGGQGVTVLPNWVAAPYAASHGLALVGIGARPLTRTWFCATRTGPRPPHVEAFVEELTARLTTPHSV; translated from the coding sequence ATGGATGTGGATCTGCGCGACCTGGAGCTCCTGGCCGCCACCGCCGAGGCCGGCTCGCTGACCGCGGCCGCCGAGCGGCTCTACGTGAGCCAGCCCGCCCTCAGCCAGCGGCTCACCCGGCTGGAGGCCCGCCTGGGCATGGCCCTCTTCGACCGCAAGGGCCGACGCCTGGTCCCCAACGCCGCGGGCCGCCGACTGCTGGTCGCGGCCCGCCACGTCCTCGGCGAACTGGACTCCGCGGCCCGCGACCTGCGCGAGATCCGGGACGGGCGCGACCGGCGGGTCCGCTTCACCGCGCAGTGCAGTACGACCTTCCCCTGGCTGCCGCCGGTGCTCCGTGCCTTCCGCGAGCGCGCGCCCGACATCGACGTGCGCATCGAGACCGTTGCCGACGATGCGCCGGTCCCGGCCCTGCTCGCCGACCTCGTCGACGTCGCGCTGGTCACCAAGCCGGACCTGCAGATGGACCGGGTGTCGCTGACCAGGCTGTTCGAGGACGAGATGGTGGCGGTGGTGCCCGCCGGCCACCCGTGGGCCTCGCGCGCCCACCTGACCGCCCGTGACTTCGACGGCGCCGACCTCGTCCTCTACGACTTCTACGACCAGAAGCGGATCCCGTCGATGCCGCTGCCGATCCCCGCCGGGGCCCGGCCGGCCCGGATCACCACCATGCCGGTGGTGACCGACCTGGTGATCGAGATGGTGGCCGGCGGCCAGGGTGTGACCGTGCTGCCCAACTGGGTGGCCGCCCCCTACGCGGCCTCGCACGGCCTCGCCCTCGTCGGCATCGGCGCGCGGCCACTGACCCGTACCTGGTTCTGCGCCACCCGCACCGGACCGCGCCCGCCCCACGTGGAGGCCTTCGTCGAGGAGCTGACCGCCCGGCTCACCACCCCGCACAGCGTCTAA